A genomic segment from Alistipes senegalensis JC50 encodes:
- a CDS encoding 6-pyruvoyl trahydropterin synthase family protein — translation MTVIRLTKEFSFEAAHALDGYDGPCREIHGHSYRLFVTVKGTPAEDEADPKCGMVMDFGVLKRIVNEEIVSRFDHALVLRGSASGAELRRVLAERFGNILTVDYQPTCENMLADFARRIAARLPEGVALHSLKLHETATSFAEWFAGDNE, via the coding sequence ATGACAGTGATCAGATTGACCAAGGAATTTTCATTCGAGGCAGCGCATGCCCTCGACGGATACGACGGGCCGTGCCGCGAAATCCACGGGCACTCCTACCGGTTGTTCGTGACGGTGAAAGGCACCCCGGCCGAAGACGAGGCCGATCCCAAATGCGGGATGGTGATGGATTTCGGGGTGCTGAAGCGGATCGTGAACGAAGAGATCGTCTCGCGGTTCGATCATGCGCTGGTGCTGCGCGGTTCGGCGTCGGGCGCGGAGCTGCGCCGGGTGCTCGCCGAGCGGTTCGGCAACATCCTGACGGTGGATTACCAGCCCACGTGCGAGAACATGCTCGCCGATTTCGCCCGCCGCATCGCCGCCCGGCTTCCCGAAGGCGTTGCGCTCCATTCGTTGAAGCTCCACGAAACCGCAACCTCGTTCGCCGAGTGGTTTGCCGGCGACAACGAGTGA
- a CDS encoding ribulokinase yields the protein MQPRTNYLLGVDFGSDSVRCLVVDAADGSELASAVVAYPRWAERLYCDPAHNCYRQHPLDYVESLEASVRQALAACGRDVADAVCGISFDTTASTPVLTDAKGTPLALLPEFAEEPDAMFVLWKDHTALAEADEINDLARKWEIDYTRYSGGTYSCEWVWAKMLHCLRRSPGLRAAAYSWVEHCDWISALLVGDTTPETIARSRCVAGHKAMWHASWGGLPASEFLEAVDPLLGIFRGHLYSDTVTGDACVGRLCGEWAARLGLKPGIAVGVGAIDCHVGAVGAGIVPGTLVKVMGTSTCDIVVGTYDEVGDRTVRGICGQVDGSVLPGYIGFEAGQAAFGDLYAWFRRVMAWPLRQIAGSDPQLEERILGELTAEAERLPLTPDDPVALDWHNGRRTPDADPRVRGALDGLTLATSAPAIYKALVEATVFGSRAIDERMLEEGVPIDNILAIGGIARKSPFVMQTMADVIGVPIRVVASDQACALGAAMFAAVAAGLYGSVQEAQRAMCPGFSDEYLPDMERHAVYDRLYDRYLKLGGRR from the coding sequence ATGCAACCTCGAACCAACTATCTTCTGGGCGTCGATTTCGGGAGCGATTCCGTGCGGTGCCTCGTCGTCGATGCCGCCGACGGGTCGGAACTCGCTTCGGCGGTGGTGGCCTATCCCCGGTGGGCCGAACGGCTCTACTGCGATCCCGCGCACAACTGCTACCGCCAGCATCCGCTCGATTATGTCGAATCTCTGGAAGCGTCTGTCCGTCAGGCGCTGGCGGCCTGCGGACGCGACGTTGCCGATGCCGTCTGCGGCATCTCCTTCGACACCACGGCGTCCACCCCGGTGCTGACCGATGCCAAGGGCACCCCGCTGGCTCTGCTGCCGGAGTTCGCCGAGGAGCCCGATGCGATGTTCGTGCTCTGGAAAGACCATACGGCCCTCGCCGAAGCGGATGAGATAAACGATTTAGCAAGAAAATGGGAGATCGACTATACCCGTTACAGCGGCGGCACCTACTCCTGCGAATGGGTGTGGGCCAAGATGCTCCACTGCCTGCGCCGTTCACCCGGATTGCGGGCTGCGGCCTATTCGTGGGTGGAGCACTGCGACTGGATCAGCGCCCTGCTGGTCGGGGACACGACCCCCGAGACCATCGCCCGCAGCCGCTGCGTGGCCGGACACAAGGCGATGTGGCACGCCTCGTGGGGCGGACTTCCTGCGTCGGAGTTTCTGGAGGCGGTCGATCCGCTGCTGGGCATCTTCCGCGGACATCTTTATTCCGACACCGTCACGGGCGATGCGTGCGTCGGCCGGCTGTGCGGCGAGTGGGCCGCCCGGCTGGGGCTGAAACCGGGCATCGCCGTCGGCGTGGGGGCCATCGACTGCCATGTCGGGGCTGTCGGGGCCGGGATCGTCCCTGGAACGCTGGTCAAGGTGATGGGAACCTCGACGTGCGACATTGTGGTCGGCACTTACGACGAGGTCGGCGACCGGACCGTGCGCGGCATCTGCGGTCAGGTCGATGGTTCGGTGCTGCCCGGGTATATCGGTTTCGAGGCCGGGCAGGCCGCCTTCGGCGACTTGTACGCTTGGTTCCGGCGGGTGATGGCGTGGCCGCTGCGGCAGATTGCCGGAAGCGATCCGCAGCTCGAAGAGCGGATTCTCGGGGAGCTGACGGCCGAGGCCGAACGGCTGCCCCTGACACCCGACGATCCCGTGGCGCTCGACTGGCACAACGGCCGCCGGACGCCCGATGCCGACCCCCGGGTGCGGGGTGCGCTGGACGGACTGACCCTTGCGACATCGGCGCCGGCGATCTACAAGGCGCTGGTCGAAGCGACGGTCTTCGGGTCCCGGGCCATCGACGAGCGGATGCTCGAAGAGGGGGTGCCCATCGACAACATCCTCGCCATCGGCGGCATCGCCCGCAAATCGCCTTTCGTGATGCAGACGATGGCCGATGTCATCGGCGTTCCGATCCGGGTGGTGGCCAGCGATCAGGCTTGCGCCCTGGGTGCGGCGATGTTCGCGGCGGTCGCCGCCGGGCTCTACGGATCGGTGCAGGAGGCCCAGCGGGCGATGTGTCCCGGTTTCTCGGACGAATACCTGCCCGATATGGAGCGTCACGCGGTTTACGACCGCCTCTACGACCGTTATCTGAAACTCGGAGGCCGCCGCTGA
- the polA gene encoding DNA polymerase I — translation MKKLFLVDAYALIFKYYYAFLGRPMRNRAGMNTSVVFGFVKFLRDIQKRERPDLLGVAFDPKGGSFRRDIFPEYKANRSETPEDILLSVPYVKRVLEAMCIPILEVEGYEADDVIGTLSQKGVEAGYDVYMVTPDKDYGQLVRDHCRIYKQRGAEGSIEIVGREAIREKYGIDDPQLVRDILALWGDASDNIPGVPGIGEKSACKLVQEWGTVENILDNVSKIKGKQGEKIAEWADNLRLAKRLTTICLDVPIPFREEDLTVCEPHIDELRGVFAELDFKAFMNDLANLAPPEALPEGPRQEAQTQLAEMARAKSAAAKKAALAGQGNLFGDPVVQMPEVREVPVAELQAEADAMQLATAQNTPHEYTLVESAAQLREVVAEVGRYEEFCFDTETTGFDIFNDRIVGLSLAVEPFKAWYVPFKEENTPEYAEIVRPLFEDERIAKIGQNIKFDLMVLRRLGIEIRGRKYDTMILHYLLDPESRHNMNALSERYLNYKPIEIETLIGKGSKQLTMDLVNVERVKEYAAEDADVTLRLKQVLYPQVEEIGLQHLYFEVEEPMIAVLADIEMAGVRIDTGALAVYAVELNRKLGELEAAIRTEAGEPNLNINSARQLGEVLFAKMRIAEKPKMTRTKQFCTDEDYLQSFARKHRIVDLILEYRGVKKLLSTYVEALPQLVNRTTGRIHTSFNQAVTATGRLSSTNPNLQNIPVRDDMGRRIRKAFIPSDDDHLLLSADYSQVELRLMAHLSGDESLISAFGHGEDIHTATAAKLFNKPLGEVTPEERRRAKTANFGIIYGISAFGLSQRLEIPRKEAKEIIDGYFASYPKVKEYMDNVVAKAKEEGFVSTIFGRRRYLNDISSHNAVARGLAERNAVNAPIQGSAADIMKIAMIDVHRRFAAEGIRSRVILQVHDELVVDMLRSEQERVTKIVTECMESAAQLKVRLIADAGIGGNWLEAH, via the coding sequence ATGAAAAAACTCTTTCTGGTTGACGCCTATGCGTTGATTTTCAAGTATTACTATGCTTTTTTGGGGCGGCCGATGCGCAACCGCGCCGGGATGAACACCTCCGTGGTGTTCGGGTTCGTGAAGTTCCTGCGCGACATTCAGAAGCGCGAAAGGCCCGACCTGCTGGGCGTGGCCTTCGATCCCAAGGGGGGCAGTTTCCGCCGCGACATCTTCCCCGAGTACAAGGCGAACCGTTCCGAGACGCCCGAGGACATCCTGCTTTCGGTGCCCTACGTCAAGCGGGTGCTCGAAGCGATGTGCATCCCGATCCTCGAAGTCGAGGGGTACGAGGCCGACGACGTGATCGGAACCCTTTCGCAGAAGGGCGTCGAGGCGGGTTACGATGTCTATATGGTGACCCCCGACAAGGATTACGGACAGCTCGTGCGCGACCATTGCCGCATCTACAAGCAGCGGGGCGCGGAGGGAAGCATCGAGATCGTCGGCCGCGAGGCCATCCGCGAGAAGTACGGCATCGACGACCCTCAGTTGGTGCGCGACATCCTCGCGCTGTGGGGCGACGCTTCGGACAACATCCCCGGCGTGCCGGGCATCGGCGAAAAGAGCGCCTGCAAGCTGGTGCAGGAGTGGGGAACGGTCGAGAACATCCTCGACAACGTTTCGAAAATCAAGGGAAAACAGGGCGAGAAGATCGCCGAGTGGGCCGACAACCTGCGTCTGGCCAAGCGCCTGACGACCATTTGCCTCGACGTGCCGATCCCCTTCCGCGAGGAGGACCTCACGGTCTGCGAACCGCATATCGACGAGCTGCGCGGGGTCTTCGCCGAGCTCGATTTCAAGGCTTTCATGAACGACCTGGCCAACCTCGCGCCGCCCGAGGCGCTTCCCGAAGGCCCCCGGCAGGAGGCGCAGACCCAGCTGGCGGAGATGGCCCGCGCCAAGTCCGCCGCGGCGAAGAAAGCCGCGCTGGCGGGTCAGGGCAATCTGTTCGGCGACCCCGTGGTGCAGATGCCCGAGGTCCGGGAGGTTCCCGTCGCCGAATTGCAGGCCGAGGCCGACGCGATGCAGCTGGCGACGGCTCAGAACACGCCTCACGAATATACGCTCGTCGAGAGCGCCGCGCAACTGCGCGAAGTCGTCGCCGAGGTCGGACGGTATGAGGAGTTCTGCTTCGACACGGAGACCACCGGATTCGACATTTTCAACGACCGGATCGTCGGGCTGTCGCTCGCCGTGGAGCCTTTCAAAGCATGGTACGTCCCTTTCAAAGAGGAGAACACGCCCGAATACGCGGAGATCGTGCGGCCGCTGTTCGAGGACGAGCGGATCGCCAAGATCGGCCAGAACATCAAGTTCGACCTGATGGTGCTGCGCCGGCTGGGGATCGAGATCCGGGGCCGCAAGTACGACACGATGATCCTCCACTACCTGCTCGATCCCGAGTCGCGCCATAACATGAACGCCCTTTCGGAGCGGTATCTCAACTACAAGCCCATCGAGATCGAGACGCTGATCGGCAAGGGTTCCAAACAGCTGACGATGGACTTGGTGAACGTCGAGCGCGTCAAGGAGTACGCCGCCGAGGATGCCGACGTGACCCTGCGGCTCAAACAGGTGCTTTATCCCCAGGTCGAGGAGATCGGTCTCCAGCATCTCTATTTCGAGGTCGAGGAGCCGATGATCGCCGTGCTGGCCGACATCGAGATGGCGGGTGTGAGGATCGACACCGGGGCGCTGGCTGTCTATGCCGTCGAGCTGAACCGCAAGCTGGGCGAACTGGAAGCGGCGATCCGCACCGAGGCGGGCGAACCCAATCTGAACATCAACTCCGCGCGTCAGCTGGGCGAGGTGCTGTTCGCCAAGATGCGCATCGCCGAGAAGCCCAAGATGACCCGGACCAAACAGTTCTGCACCGACGAAGATTATCTTCAGTCGTTCGCCCGCAAACACCGCATCGTGGATCTGATCCTCGAATACCGGGGCGTCAAGAAGTTGCTTTCGACCTATGTCGAGGCGCTGCCCCAGCTGGTCAACCGCACCACGGGGCGTATCCACACCTCGTTCAATCAGGCCGTCACGGCCACCGGGCGCCTTTCATCGACGAATCCCAACTTGCAGAACATCCCGGTCCGCGACGACATGGGCCGCCGCATCCGCAAGGCGTTCATCCCCTCGGATGACGACCACCTGTTGCTTTCGGCCGATTACAGTCAGGTCGAACTGCGCCTGATGGCCCATCTGTCGGGCGACGAGTCGCTGATCTCGGCCTTCGGACACGGCGAGGACATCCACACCGCCACCGCCGCCAAACTGTTCAATAAACCGCTCGGAGAGGTGACGCCCGAGGAGCGGCGCCGGGCCAAGACGGCCAATTTCGGCATCATCTACGGCATCTCGGCCTTCGGTCTGAGCCAGCGGCTCGAAATTCCCCGCAAGGAGGCCAAAGAGATCATCGACGGCTATTTCGCCTCCTACCCCAAGGTCAAGGAGTATATGGACAATGTGGTCGCTAAGGCCAAGGAGGAGGGTTTCGTGTCAACGATTTTCGGCCGCCGCCGCTACCTCAACGACATTTCGTCGCACAACGCCGTGGCGCGCGGATTGGCCGAACGCAACGCCGTGAACGCCCCGATTCAGGGCTCTGCGGCCGACATCATGAAGATTGCCATGATCGACGTTCACCGGCGTTTCGCCGCCGAGGGCATCCGTTCGCGGGTGATCTTGCAGGTGCATGACGAATTGGTCGTCGATATGCTCCGTTCGGAGCAGGAACGCGTCACGAAGATCGTCACCGAGTGCATGGAGTCCGCGGCGCAGCTCAAGGTGCGACTTATTGCTGACGCCGGCATCGGCGGCAACTGGCTCGAAGCGCATTGA
- a CDS encoding nitroreductase family protein has product MEFKELIAKRRSVRKFSDRPVPREVVDHILAEALTAPSARNTRTSRLLVIDDPALVARMADMRDYGSGFLTGAPLAIVVLGDTSSSDLWRENAAITATVVQLACVDEGLASCWVHVNGRPRRKDAPDGETAADYLRQFLPIPNGCEPLCAIAAGYSDFTPAPLPAADDAARIIRLK; this is encoded by the coding sequence ATGGAATTCAAGGAATTGATCGCAAAACGCCGTTCGGTGCGCAAATTCTCCGACCGGCCGGTTCCCCGCGAGGTCGTGGACCACATCCTCGCCGAAGCCCTCACGGCCCCCTCGGCCCGCAACACGCGCACGTCGCGCCTGCTGGTAATCGACGACCCCGCGCTGGTGGCCCGCATGGCCGACATGCGCGACTACGGATCGGGATTCCTGACGGGTGCGCCGCTGGCGATCGTGGTGCTGGGCGACACGTCGTCGAGCGACCTGTGGCGCGAGAACGCCGCGATCACGGCGACGGTGGTGCAGCTGGCCTGCGTTGACGAGGGGCTGGCCTCGTGCTGGGTGCACGTCAACGGACGCCCCCGGCGCAAGGACGCTCCCGACGGGGAGACTGCCGCCGACTATCTGCGGCAGTTCCTGCCCATCCCCAACGGCTGCGAACCCCTCTGCGCCATCGCCGCAGGGTATTCGGACTTCACGCCCGCCCCGCTTCCCGCTGCGGACGACGCGGCGCGGATCATCCGGCTGAAATAA
- a CDS encoding HAD family hydrolase, with protein MEFRFTIALIYDFDGTLAPGNMQEYDFIPAVGKSNKEFWTEANTLAEEQDADMVLTYMARMIQEAKSKGLSLRREAFQDSGRRVTLFAGVKEWFSRINAYGAGRGIRILHYINSSGLKEIIEGTEIAHEFRKIYACSFLYDVDGIAYWPAVAVNYTNKTQFIFKINKGVESVFDSKLVNRYIPENERPVPFKHMIYVGDGTTDIPCMRLVKNSGGHSIAVYNPDRKGASKEMASLIHDNRVSHVCPADYTEGSEMDILVKTIIDKIDLDDRLEKLEVVR; from the coding sequence ATGGAATTCAGATTCACCATAGCACTCATCTACGATTTCGACGGCACGCTGGCCCCGGGCAACATGCAGGAGTACGATTTCATTCCGGCTGTCGGCAAGAGCAACAAGGAGTTCTGGACCGAGGCCAACACGCTGGCCGAGGAGCAGGATGCCGACATGGTCCTCACGTACATGGCCCGGATGATCCAGGAGGCCAAGTCGAAGGGCCTGTCGCTGCGCCGCGAGGCGTTTCAGGATTCGGGCCGCCGCGTGACGCTCTTCGCGGGGGTCAAAGAGTGGTTTTCGCGCATCAACGCCTACGGGGCCGGGCGGGGCATCCGCATCCTGCACTACATCAACTCCTCGGGGCTGAAGGAGATCATCGAGGGCACGGAGATCGCCCACGAGTTCCGCAAGATCTACGCCTGCTCGTTCCTCTACGACGTGGACGGCATCGCCTACTGGCCCGCCGTGGCGGTCAACTACACCAACAAGACGCAGTTCATCTTCAAGATCAACAAGGGCGTCGAGTCGGTTTTCGATTCGAAGCTGGTCAACCGCTACATCCCCGAAAACGAGCGTCCCGTACCGTTCAAACACATGATCTACGTGGGCGACGGGACCACCGACATCCCCTGCATGCGGCTGGTCAAGAACTCCGGGGGCCATTCGATCGCGGTCTACAACCCCGACCGGAAGGGAGCCAGCAAGGAGATGGCCTCGCTGATCCACGACAACCGTGTGAGCCACGTATGCCCGGCCGACTACACGGAGGGTTCGGAGATGGACATCCTCGTGAAGACCATCATCGACAAGATCGACCTCGACGACAGGTTGGAAAAACTGGAGGTCGTCCGATAA